In Columba livia isolate bColLiv1 breed racing homer chromosome Z, bColLiv1.pat.W.v2, whole genome shotgun sequence, one DNA window encodes the following:
- the TOMM5 gene encoding mitochondrial import receptor subunit TOM5 homolog gives MFRIEGLGPKLDPEELRRRMRRDVLTSVRNFLIYVALLRITPFILKKLDSI, from the exons ATGTTCCGCATCGAGGGCCTGGGCCCCAAGCTGGACCCCGAGGAGCTGCGGCGGAGGATGCGGCGCGACGTGCTCACCTCCGTGCGCAACTTCCTCATCTACGTCGCGCTGCTGCGGATCA ctcCTTTCATCCTGAAGAAGCTGGACAGTATATGA